The sequence CCGGCGGAAACGGCATGCGCGCGCGTCGGGTCCGCCAGGGCGTTGAAGAAGGCCGCCGCCATCTGGGAGCGGCCGGCGTTGTGCACACAGGCGAAGATGACCTTCTTCATGGGGACGACTCCTGGGTTGGGCTGCTACTTCGCGAACGCCACCGCGACCTTCGTGGCCTCCGGGTCGCTGAAGCGCAGGAGGGCTTCTCCCTCCTGCACCAGCGACTCCTTCGCGGCCTTCTTCACGGGCTCGAAGGGCTTGCACACCAGCGTCGCGGCGCCCTTCTTTCGCTCGGTGCTCCAGGAGCCCGCGACGTAGCCGTCCACCAGGTACACGTTCAGCACGCGCAGGTTCTTCGTGGACAGCTTCTCGCGGTGCTCCTCGGGGACGACGCGGGTCCGGTCCGCGTGCGACAGGATGAGGTTGTCGAAGTCCGGCAGGAAGCGCACCGGCGCGGGCGTGTCCTCGGCCGGGCGCGGAGCCTTGGGCAAGTCGAAGAGGACGCGCTTCTTCTCGTCGCGGAACTCCACCAGCTTGCCTCGCACCTTCTCGAACGCGTCCTTCAGCGGCTTGATGCCGGACCAGGACTGCATGTCCGCCACCGTGGCGGGACCGAACGCCGCCAGGTAGCGCAGCACCAGCGGGGAAGGGTCCTCGTCCGTGGACAGCTTCTCGCCTAGCCAGGACTCCGCCAGCGTGAAGCCGGAACTCCCGGGCCAGCCCCACTCCTGCCCCTCCTCGGGGACCTGGACGAGCGGCAGCATCATCCGCGCGGCGAAGCCCATGGCCCGCTCGTCGCCGCCCACGTGGTGCTTCAGCAGGTGCGCGCGTACCTCCTCGAAGGTGCGGGGCTGCTCTTCAAGAAAGGGCTTCGCGGTGGCCAGCAGCGCGGGCAGGTCCAGCGCCGTGGCGCGCTCCTTCAGCACGGAGCCCATGGCCGCGTTGAGCAGGGGCTGGAAGAGGCCCCGGTAGCGCAGGTAATCCTTCGCGGTCATCAGGTGCAGCGTGCCGCGCATCATCGTGCCGCGCGCCAGCTCCCGCTTCAGCGCCAGCTTCGTGAGCTGCTCGCGCTGGAAGCCCTGGAGCCGGGACCACAGGGCCAGGTACGGCGGGCGCGCGAGCTGGGCTTGCAGCCCCACCAGGTGCTCGATGGCGCGGGGCACCGTCAGCTTCTCGCGCGTGAGCAGGAGCTGGCGCGCGAGCGTGGCTCGGTTGAGGGCTTGCGTGGACAGGACGTCGCTGGGCATGGGCCCAGCATAGCCAGCGGCCTTCAGCGCGTGAGGGCGGGAATCACCTTCGCGCCGAACGCGTCGATGAACGCGTCCTGGTCGCGGTTGACGTTGTGCAGGTACAGCCGGTCGAAGCCCAGGCGCAGGTCCTCGCCCAGCCAGTCCACGTGCTGCTGGAGGCTGCTGGAGACGCGCAGCGGGCCGTCCAGGTCATGCGGCTGCACCACGCTCGCGGCCTCCGCGAACTGCGCGGGCGTGCGCAGGTCCGTGAGGACGCTGTTGGAGAAGATGTTGGACGCCCACTGGTTGTAGGCGCCCTCGCGGGCCAGCTCGTCGTCCTTCGAGTACGACAGCTGCACCTTGAGGAACATCGGCTTGCCCTCGCCGCCGCCCTTGCGGAACGCGTCCACCACCTTCCGCAGCTCTTCCGGGGGCCGTGCGGTGGTGATGAGGCCGTCCGCCCAGCTCCCCACCCACTCGGCCGTCTTCGGCGTGACGGCGGCACCCACCAGCAGGGGCATGTCCCTGGGGCGCGTGTAGAGCCTGGCCTCCTCCACCGTGACGAGGCCCCGGTGTGTCACCGTCTCGCCGCGGAAGAGGGCGCGCATGATGTCCACGCACTCCTTCAGGCGCGCGTTGCGCAGGTCCTTCGCGGGCCAGCCGGTGCCGGTGATGGCCTCGTTGAGGTACTGGCCGCTGCCCAGCGCCATCCACGCGCGGCCGGGGAACATCTCGTTCAGGGTGCCCAGCGCCTGCGCGACGATGGCCGGGTGGTAGCGCTGGCCCGGCGCGGTGACGGAGCCGAAGGACAGCCGCGTGGTCGCGAGCGCGGCGCCCATGAACGCCCAGGCGAAGCCGCTCTGCCCCTGCGCCTCCGTCCACGGGTGGAAGTGGTCGGAGTTGAGCGCGGCCTGGAAGCCCGCGCCCTCCGCCTTCTGGGACAGGCGCAGGAGTTCACTGGGGGAGAACTGTTCGTGCGACGCGTGGAACCCGATGAGTGGCATGCAGGCGCCACCCTGGAGCGGGAGCCGTCCCGCCGCGAGGCCCGTCCTCGCGCGAGTGTTGGCTGAACGAAGTCCGCCTGCCCCCGGGTGTGGGGTTCCGCACGGCGGTCTCATCCGAACGGCCGGTGCACGCGAGGGAGGGCTAAACGGAAAGAATGATTGAAGACCTCTGGTACAAGAACGCGGTCGTCTACTGCCTCGACGTCGAGACCTTCATGGACGGCAACGGCGACGGCGTGGGGGACTTCAAGGGCCTCAAGCGCAAGCTGGACTACCTGGCGGGCCTGGGCATCACGTGTCTGTGGCTGTTGCCCTTCCAGCCCACGCCCAACCGCGACAACGGCTACGACATCAGCGACTACTACGGCGTGGATCCACGCCTGGGGGACCTGGGCGACTTCGTGGCCTTCACCCACGAGGCGAAGCTGCACGGCATCCGCGTCATCATCGACCTGGTGGTGAACCACACGTCGGATCAACACCCGTGGTTCCAGGCGGCGCGCAAGGACCCGGACAGCCCCTACCGCGACTACTACGTCTGGGCGAAGAAGAAGCCCAAGGACGCCAACAAGGGCATGGTCTTCCCGGGCGTGCAGGCCTCCACGTGGACGTACGACAAGGAGGCGCGCCTCTGGTACTTCCACCGCTTCTTCGACTACCAGCCCGACCTCAACGTCGCGAACCCGGAGGTGCGCGAGCAGATCCTCAAGATCATGGGGTTCTGGCTGGAGCTGGGCGTGTCCGGCTTCCGCGTGGACGCGGTGCCCTTCCTCGTCGAACTGAAGGGCGTGAAGAACCCGGACGTGAAGGACCCGTACAAGCTGCTGGAGGAGATGCGCGAGTTCCTGTCGTGGCGCAAGGGCGACGCCATCCTGCTCGCGGAAGCCAACGTCACCATGGACGAGGTGGTGGAGTTCTTCGGTGAAAACGACCGCATGCAGATGGTGTTCAACTTCCTGGCGAACCAGAACTTCTACCTGGCGCTCACGCGCGGGGACGTGACGCCGCTGGTGCAGGCCTTGAAGTCGTCACCGAAACTGCCGCACACGGCGCAGTGGGCGAACTTCCTGCGCAACCACGACGAGCTGGACCTGGGGCGCCTGTCGGACGAGGACCGGCTGGAGGTGTTCCAGGCGCTGGGGCCGGACAAGAGCATGCAGCTGTATGACCGCGGGCTGCGCCGCAGGTTCGCGTCCATGCTGGACGGGGACCGCCGCCGCATCGAGGTGGCCTACAGCCTGATGTTCTCGCTGCCGGGGACACCGGTGCTCTGGTACGGCGACGAATTGGGCATGGGGGAGAACCTGGCGCTGGTGGAGCGGCAGGCGGTGCGCACGCCCATGCAGTGGAGCCCGGAGCCGCACGGCGGCTTCACGCTGGCGGAGGCCCCGGTGAAGCCCCTGGTGTCGGACGGGCCCTTCGGCTTCCAGCACGTGAACGTGGCGCAGCAGCGGCGCGACCCGGCCTCGCAGCTCAACTGGACGGAGCGCATCATCCGCGCGCGCAAGGAATGCCCGGAGCTGGGCTGGGGCGCGTGGAAGGTGCTGCGCACGGGCAACAAGGGCGTGCTGGCCATCCGGTACGACTGGAAGGGCAACGCGCTGGTGGTGCTGCACAACCTGGCGTCGCGCCCCTGCACGGTGAAGCTGGACGTGGGCGGCGAGGAGCCGTGCACGCTCTTCAACGTGCTGAGCGAGGGCCACTCCCGGCCCTCGGATGACGGGCGCCACGTGCTGACCCTGGAGGGCTACGGCTACCGCTGGTTCCGCGTGGGGCTGGAGAACCCCGCGCGCAAGCACCGCGCGGAGCCGCTGCCCTGAACGAGAGGGAAGCGGCCCCGCCGGTGTCATCGCGTCCGAGGCTTCAGTTCATCTCCACCTTCTGGAAGAGCCGCTCCGGCGGAGCGACGCCGTCGGAGAAGTCCAGGATGGTGGTGTAGTAGGTGGGGTCCCACGCGGAGCCGTAGAGCACCTGGTCGTGGCCCAGGCCGCGGAAGTCACCCACCAGCATCCGGTTGGCCAGCACCGTCGGGTAGTAGCTCACGCCCTGCGCCTCGCTGTAGCGCACCTCGGCCGGCGCGACGCCGTCGAAGAAGTCCGCGATGAGCATGGCCGTGCCGGTGGTGCCGTTGTTCACGAGCAGGAGCTGATCATAGCCCAGGCCCCGGAAATCCCCCGCCGCCTGGTTGTCGTCCGCGTCCGTGAGGCCGTCGAACAGCGTGAAGGCTCCGGACATCTCCACGTAGCGCACCTGCGCCGGCGCCACGCCCGTGCTGAAGTCGAGGATCTTCACCCGCGCGCCCGCACCGGAGCGGTTGATGCAGAGCACCTGGTCGTAGCCCCGGTTCTGGAAGTCGCCCACGTAGAGCTTGTCGTCCGGCTCGGAGCAGTCCTCGAAGGAGTTCGGCATGCTCCAGGACTCGTGGTAGCCGGTTTCCGCGGGGGCGACGCCGTCGCTGAAGTCGTTGATCATCACGCGCCCGCCCGTGCCGGAGCGGTTGAAGAACAGCACCTGGTCGTGGCCCCGGTTCAGGAAGTCACCGGCGAGCTGCGTGTCCTCCGGGTCGTGCCAGCCGTTGAGCAGGCCGTTCTGTCCCCAGGACTCCAGGTAGCGCACCTCGGCGGGGGCCACGCCGTCGCGGAAGTCGGTGACCATCACCCGGCCGCCCATGCCGTCGTTGTTGATGAAGAGCATCTGGTCGTAGCCCAGGCCCCGGAAGTCACCCTGGAGCTTGATGTCGCTGGGGTTGTGCCAGCCGTCCAGCAGGGGCGATGCGCCCCAGTTCTCCCGGTAGTGGTAGTTGGGGAACCCGCCCGCGTTGACGTAGCCGGAGACCTCGACGCGCGGGCCATAACCCGACCCGTCGATGGCGATGAGCTGGTCGGAGCTGCCCGCGCCCGCGAAGACGCCCGCCTTGTAGACGGACGGCATGGCCAGCCGGAACGTCTTGGGCGCGTTGCCCAGCAGCGGGCTGTTGCGGCCCTGCTGATCCAACGCGTAGATGCGCAGCGTGTGGTCCTGCCCGTCCACGTAGACGTCCGGGATGCGGAAGGAGAAGCCGTTGGCGCCGGACACCATGGGGTAGGCGGCCTTCACGTCCGCGCGGTAGAGGTTCGCCACCACGTTGGCCACGGACGCCGGGTTGCCGTCGATGGAGTAGTAGACCGTGATGGACGCCGAGGGCGAGTCCAGGTCCAGCGCCCAGCCCGTCACCGTGCCGTCGCCGGCGACGTTGTCGAGCGTGCCGAACGCGCCCGGCAGGTTGAAGGTGCGCGGCGAGCCCGCGAGCAGCGGGTTGTGGATGCCCTGCACGTCGAGCCCGTAGACGTACATCGTGTGGTTCTGGCCGTCGCGGTAGTACGCGGGCACCGGGAAGTAGAACCCGTGGTTGCCCAGGATGCCGTCGTACGCGCTGTTGACGTCACCGCGCGCGACGTTCGC is a genomic window of Corallococcus macrosporus containing:
- a CDS encoding M12 family metallopeptidase, with the translated sequence MRITHHARVIRALTAVACLGTACRPEDAAEPTPPTPAPQAPAISGVRSAWVRIGPKAESREVKYEAVNGLAVFEGDIILGTVEDVERESPKVKAQAGNRVSAESIQVTGSSKRWPNGVVPYVHVYGSLDDNYVINDAIRHWQRKTGLRFVPVSASTPSSTDHVYFVKGQGCSSAVGRQGGRQFITLEGACGLGAVIHELGHAIGFWHEQSREFRDDFVEILWDNILDGKEHNFEQHISDGDNFGPYDYGSIMHYGATAFGKTDPATGATLQTIRTKGGQSIGQRIGLSAGDVASAASMYPGEMKGNFEEITSTGYVKGWTFDTASPEVSVGVHFYIDGPSGSGAFGGAATANVARGDVNSAYDGILGNHGFYFPVPAYYRDGQNHTMYVYGLDVQGIHNPLLAGSPRTFNLPGAFGTLDNVAGDGTVTGWALDLDSPSASITVYYSIDGNPASVANVVANLYRADVKAAYPMVSGANGFSFRIPDVYVDGQDHTLRIYALDQQGRNSPLLGNAPKTFRLAMPSVYKAGVFAGAGSSDQLIAIDGSGYGPRVEVSGYVNAGGFPNYHYRENWGASPLLDGWHNPSDIKLQGDFRGLGYDQMLFINNDGMGGRVMVTDFRDGVAPAEVRYLESWGQNGLLNGWHDPEDTQLAGDFLNRGHDQVLFFNRSGTGGRVMINDFSDGVAPAETGYHESWSMPNSFEDCSEPDDKLYVGDFQNRGYDQVLCINRSGAGARVKILDFSTGVAPAQVRYVEMSGAFTLFDGLTDADDNQAAGDFRGLGYDQLLLVNNGTTGTAMLIADFFDGVAPAEVRYSEAQGVSYYPTVLANRMLVGDFRGLGHDQVLYGSAWDPTYYTTILDFSDGVAPPERLFQKVEMN
- a CDS encoding alpha-amylase family protein, which codes for MIEDLWYKNAVVYCLDVETFMDGNGDGVGDFKGLKRKLDYLAGLGITCLWLLPFQPTPNRDNGYDISDYYGVDPRLGDLGDFVAFTHEAKLHGIRVIIDLVVNHTSDQHPWFQAARKDPDSPYRDYYVWAKKKPKDANKGMVFPGVQASTWTYDKEARLWYFHRFFDYQPDLNVANPEVREQILKIMGFWLELGVSGFRVDAVPFLVELKGVKNPDVKDPYKLLEEMREFLSWRKGDAILLAEANVTMDEVVEFFGENDRMQMVFNFLANQNFYLALTRGDVTPLVQALKSSPKLPHTAQWANFLRNHDELDLGRLSDEDRLEVFQALGPDKSMQLYDRGLRRRFASMLDGDRRRIEVAYSLMFSLPGTPVLWYGDELGMGENLALVERQAVRTPMQWSPEPHGGFTLAEAPVKPLVSDGPFGFQHVNVAQQRRDPASQLNWTERIIRARKECPELGWGAWKVLRTGNKGVLAIRYDWKGNALVVLHNLASRPCTVKLDVGGEEPCTLFNVLSEGHSRPSDDGRHVLTLEGYGYRWFRVGLENPARKHRAEPLP
- a CDS encoding TIGR03885 family FMN-dependent LLM class oxidoreductase; this translates as MPLIGFHASHEQFSPSELLRLSQKAEGAGFQAALNSDHFHPWTEAQGQSGFAWAFMGAALATTRLSFGSVTAPGQRYHPAIVAQALGTLNEMFPGRAWMALGSGQYLNEAITGTGWPAKDLRNARLKECVDIMRALFRGETVTHRGLVTVEEARLYTRPRDMPLLVGAAVTPKTAEWVGSWADGLITTARPPEELRKVVDAFRKGGGEGKPMFLKVQLSYSKDDELAREGAYNQWASNIFSNSVLTDLRTPAQFAEAASVVQPHDLDGPLRVSSSLQQHVDWLGEDLRLGFDRLYLHNVNRDQDAFIDAFGAKVIPALTR
- a CDS encoding winged helix DNA-binding domain-containing protein, which codes for MPSDVLSTQALNRATLARQLLLTREKLTVPRAIEHLVGLQAQLARPPYLALWSRLQGFQREQLTKLALKRELARGTMMRGTLHLMTAKDYLRYRGLFQPLLNAAMGSVLKERATALDLPALLATAKPFLEEQPRTFEEVRAHLLKHHVGGDERAMGFAARMMLPLVQVPEEGQEWGWPGSSGFTLAESWLGEKLSTDEDPSPLVLRYLAAFGPATVADMQSWSGIKPLKDAFEKVRGKLVEFRDEKKRVLFDLPKAPRPAEDTPAPVRFLPDFDNLILSHADRTRVVPEEHREKLSTKNLRVLNVYLVDGYVAGSWSTERKKGAATLVCKPFEPVKKAAKESLVQEGEALLRFSDPEATKVAVAFAK